Proteins encoded within one genomic window of Ottowia sp. SB7-C50:
- a CDS encoding ABC transporter ATP-binding protein, whose protein sequence is MTARLQLSGITKRYPGVVANDGVSLTVQPGEIHAVLGENGAGKSTLMKIIYGAVKPDAGEVRFDGQPMHIRNPQEARQLGIAMVFQHFSLFETLSVAENVWLGLDKSLALPEVTRRIVEVASAYGLDVDPGRPVHTLGVGEMQRVEIIRALLTQPRLLILDEPTSVLTPQAVDKLFVTLRQLAAEGCSILYISHKLHEIRALCTACTVMRGGRVTGTCDPRQESNASLSRMMIGAEPPALAYRDRSPGDVVLRVDAMDLPRESPFGVDLVDVSMEVRAGEVVGIAGVSGNGQRELLFALSGEDQRAAAGSIVIAGQPAGKLPPGRRRALGLHFVPEERLGRGAVPELGLAHNLLLTRREAVGTLGWLRTGQLREQAVGIIDRFKVKAAGPNAPARSLSGGNLQKFIMGREIDAKPTLLIVSQPTWGVDVGAAAQIRGEILALRDAGCAVLVVSEELDELFEICDRLHVIAKGHLSPSVHRKHATVERIGEWMSGLWHGDVQQHLQHMEATHAAP, encoded by the coding sequence ATGACCGCCCGCCTGCAACTTTCCGGCATCACCAAACGCTATCCGGGCGTCGTCGCCAATGACGGGGTCTCGCTCACCGTGCAGCCGGGCGAAATCCACGCCGTGCTGGGTGAAAACGGCGCCGGCAAAAGCACGCTGATGAAGATCATCTACGGCGCCGTCAAGCCCGACGCCGGCGAGGTGCGCTTCGACGGCCAGCCGATGCACATCCGCAACCCGCAGGAGGCGCGGCAGCTCGGCATCGCGATGGTGTTCCAGCACTTCAGCCTGTTCGAGACGCTGAGCGTGGCCGAGAACGTGTGGCTGGGGCTCGACAAGTCGCTGGCGCTGCCCGAAGTCACGCGGCGCATTGTCGAAGTGGCCAGCGCCTACGGGCTGGACGTGGACCCCGGGCGGCCCGTGCACACCCTGGGCGTGGGCGAGATGCAGCGGGTGGAAATCATCCGCGCGCTGCTGACGCAGCCGCGCCTGCTGATCCTGGACGAACCGACCTCGGTGCTGACGCCGCAGGCGGTCGACAAGCTGTTCGTCACGCTGCGCCAGCTGGCGGCCGAAGGCTGCAGCATCCTCTACATCAGCCACAAGCTGCACGAAATTCGCGCGCTGTGCACCGCCTGCACGGTGATGCGCGGCGGCCGCGTGACGGGCACCTGCGATCCGCGGCAGGAAAGCAATGCCTCGCTCAGCCGCATGATGATCGGCGCCGAGCCGCCCGCGCTGGCCTACCGCGACCGCAGCCCCGGCGACGTGGTGCTGCGCGTGGACGCGATGGACCTGCCGCGCGAATCGCCCTTCGGTGTCGACCTGGTCGACGTGTCGATGGAGGTGCGCGCGGGCGAGGTGGTGGGCATTGCCGGCGTGTCGGGCAATGGGCAGCGAGAACTGCTGTTTGCGCTGTCGGGCGAAGACCAGCGCGCGGCTGCCGGGTCGATCGTGATCGCCGGCCAGCCCGCGGGCAAGCTGCCGCCGGGGCGCCGGCGCGCCCTGGGCCTGCACTTTGTGCCGGAAGAGCGGCTGGGCCGCGGCGCCGTGCCCGAGCTGGGCCTGGCGCACAACCTGCTGCTGACGCGGCGCGAGGCCGTCGGCACGCTGGGCTGGCTGCGCACCGGCCAGTTGCGCGAGCAGGCGGTGGGCATCATCGACCGCTTCAAGGTGAAAGCGGCGGGGCCGAACGCGCCGGCGCGTTCGCTGTCGGGCGGCAACCTGCAGAAGTTCATCATGGGGCGCGAGATCGACGCCAAGCCGACGCTGCTGATCGTGTCGCAGCCGACCTGGGGCGTGGACGTGGGTGCCGCGGCGCAGATCCGCGGCGAAATCCTGGCGCTGCGCGATGCCGGCTGCGCGGTGCTGGTGGTCAGCGAAGAGCTGGACGAACTGTTCGAGATCTGCGACCGCCTGCACGTCATTGCCAAGGGGCATCTGTCTCCTTCGGTGCACCGCAAGCACGCCACGGTGGAGCGCATTGGCGAATGGATGAGCGGGCTGTGGCACGGCGACGTGCAGCAGCACCTGCAGCACATGGAGGCCACGCATGCTGCGCCTTGA
- a CDS encoding ABC transporter permease, whose amino-acid sequence MLRLEPRPAPSRAWTWGSPLLALAITVVIGVILFSAMGKDPVRGLQVFFWEPVKSAYALGELGVKATPLLLIALGLAVCFRSNVWNIGAEGQFVIGAIAAGGVALLAGKDTGRWIVFAVLLAGVLGGMLWAAITAFLRDRFNAGEILVSLMLVYVAIQLLGYLVYGPWKDPAGYNFPQTRTFEAVTQIPKLMTGSRVNVGALIALAGAALLWVFLFRTRGGFAQQVGGLAPAAARYAGFSSRRALWTALLISGGTAGLAGALEVAGPIGQLTPYVPAGYGFAAIIVAFVGRLHPFGMVLAAILMSMFYIGGELAQSRLGLPKSLTGVFQGLLLFTLLACDTLVNYRIRMGRGR is encoded by the coding sequence ATGCTGCGCCTTGAACCCCGCCCCGCCCCGTCGCGCGCCTGGACCTGGGGCTCGCCGCTGCTGGCGCTGGCCATCACGGTGGTCATCGGCGTCATCCTGTTCAGCGCCATGGGCAAGGACCCGGTGCGCGGGCTGCAGGTGTTCTTCTGGGAGCCGGTCAAGTCGGCCTACGCGCTGGGCGAACTGGGCGTGAAGGCAACGCCGCTGCTGCTGATCGCACTGGGGCTGGCGGTGTGCTTTCGCTCCAACGTGTGGAACATCGGCGCCGAAGGCCAGTTCGTCATCGGCGCCATTGCGGCCGGCGGCGTGGCGCTGCTGGCCGGCAAGGACACCGGGCGCTGGATCGTCTTTGCCGTGCTGCTGGCCGGCGTGCTGGGCGGCATGCTGTGGGCGGCCATCACGGCGTTTCTGCGCGACCGGTTCAACGCGGGTGAAATTCTGGTCAGCCTGATGCTGGTGTACGTGGCCATCCAGTTGCTGGGCTACCTGGTCTATGGGCCGTGGAAAGACCCGGCGGGCTACAACTTTCCGCAGACGCGCACCTTTGAGGCCGTCACGCAGATCCCCAAACTGATGACGGGCTCGCGCGTGAACGTCGGCGCGCTGATCGCGCTGGCGGGGGCGGCGCTGCTGTGGGTGTTCTTGTTTCGCACCCGGGGCGGCTTTGCGCAGCAGGTGGGCGGGCTGGCACCGGCGGCGGCGCGCTATGCCGGCTTTTCGTCGCGCCGCGCGCTGTGGACGGCGCTGCTGATCTCGGGCGGCACGGCGGGCCTGGCCGGCGCGCTGGAAGTCGCCGGGCCCATCGGCCAACTGACCCCTTACGTGCCGGCCGGCTACGGCTTCGCCGCCATCATCGTCGCCTTCGTCGGGCGGCTGCACCCGTTCGGCATGGTGCTGGCGGCCATTCTGATGAGCATGTTCTACATCGGCGGCGAACTGGCGCAGTCGCGCCTGGGCCTGCCCAAGTCGCTGACGGGCGTGTTCCAGGGGCTGCTGCTGTTCACGCTGCTGGCGTGCGACACCTTGGTGAATTACCGCATCCGCATGGGAAGGGGCCGCTGA
- a CDS encoding nucleoside deaminase, translating into MPHFDTDTAAMRLAIEASRQALAAGDMPYGATLLSPSGQVLLTERNRQVSTNDCTAHAEMVLVRRATDQLGAAALHGATVFASGEPCAMCAGALFWAGVGRVVYAAAQPDMAALLGGPLLPARAADLLGAAAPPVAVTGGVLADEALAVLRDAAGGPD; encoded by the coding sequence ATGCCGCACTTTGACACCGACACCGCCGCCATGCGTCTTGCCATCGAGGCCTCGCGCCAGGCGCTGGCTGCAGGCGACATGCCTTACGGCGCCACGCTGCTGTCGCCCAGCGGACAGGTGCTGCTGACCGAGCGCAACCGGCAGGTGAGTACCAACGACTGCACCGCGCACGCCGAGATGGTGCTGGTGCGCCGAGCCACCGATCAGCTGGGCGCCGCGGCGCTGCACGGCGCCACCGTGTTTGCCAGTGGCGAACCTTGCGCCATGTGCGCCGGCGCCCTGTTCTGGGCAGGCGTGGGCCGCGTGGTGTACGCCGCCGCGCAGCCCGACATGGCAGCGCTGCTGGGCGGCCCGCTGCTGCCGGCGCGCGCGGCCGACCTGCTGGGCGCCGCCGCACCGCCGGTGGCGGTGACAGGCGGGGTGCTGGCCGACGAGGCGCTGGCCGTGCTGCGCGACGCGGCGGGCGGACCCGACTGA